In Cumulibacter soli, one genomic interval encodes:
- a CDS encoding Lrp/AsnC family transcriptional regulator, with protein MLTAIVMITAATNAIPETAQRLADIEGVSEVYSVAGNIDMIAIVRVREFDEIASVVSGRINKTEGVIDTDTHIAFQAFSQHDLESTFSIGL; from the coding sequence GTGCTCACCGCGATCGTTATGATCACCGCCGCCACCAACGCGATCCCCGAGACGGCACAGCGCCTCGCCGATATCGAGGGCGTGAGCGAGGTGTACTCGGTCGCCGGCAATATCGACATGATCGCCATCGTGCGAGTGCGCGAGTTCGACGAGATCGCCAGCGTGGTCTCAGGTCGGATCAATAAGACCGAGGGGGTCATCGATACCGACACCCACATCGCCTTCCAGGCGTTCTCCCAGCACGATCTGGAGTCCACCTTCAGCATCGGCCTCTAA
- a CDS encoding DEDD exonuclease domain-containing protein: MPHLPAQLSIDEIGEPLSQATFLVVDLETTGGSRAADAITEIGAVKSRGGEVLGEFHTLVNPQAPIDPYVQVLTGITDRMVDAAPPITGVLPTFLEFAGLNAGTIVVAHNAGFDLGFLKAAARATDLAWPRHRTLDTLQLARRVLVGGEVPNHKLGTLAAHLGAATTPTHRALDDARATLDVLHALLERIGGSNGVHTVDELLALLQETTPAQRAKRTLADPLTTGPGVYIFRDAQGAALYVGKSSSVRRRVRAYFTASEPRARMREMVQLATKVDVVECAHDLEAQIREVRLIDALAPRYNRRSKNARSSVWLRLTSERFPRLSIVHRRRDGELAQIGPFGSRGAATAAMDAIHESNLVRRCTDRITTTTAPTPCALAELGRCSAPCTGTQTPEQYAAQISPIIQSARADPSPLLEPLHRRIQRLSDAERFEDAAQVRDRARSLVSGLSRTQQLEQLGSVARMVLAAPATGGRWDLAVITRGRLAAAAVADRTSSVLPIARELRATEQHFPDDATEAIAHEYEETRLLARWMISSGARLVDIDGELVSPASSAQRYAHAFGTR; the protein is encoded by the coding sequence ATGCCGCACCTGCCCGCACAACTAAGCATTGATGAGATCGGTGAACCACTGAGTCAGGCCACGTTTCTGGTTGTCGACCTGGAAACCACTGGCGGGTCACGGGCAGCGGACGCCATCACCGAGATCGGTGCGGTGAAGTCGCGCGGCGGTGAAGTGCTCGGCGAATTCCATACCCTGGTCAACCCTCAGGCTCCGATTGACCCTTATGTGCAGGTGCTCACCGGAATCACCGATCGCATGGTCGATGCAGCCCCACCAATCACCGGCGTACTCCCCACTTTTCTTGAGTTCGCCGGTCTCAACGCCGGGACCATCGTGGTCGCGCATAACGCCGGATTCGATCTGGGATTTCTCAAGGCTGCTGCCCGCGCTACCGACCTCGCCTGGCCTCGTCATCGGACGCTCGACACGTTGCAGTTGGCGCGTCGCGTCCTCGTCGGCGGTGAGGTGCCCAACCACAAACTCGGCACGCTTGCAGCGCACCTCGGCGCGGCCACCACACCCACCCATCGCGCGCTGGATGATGCGCGCGCGACACTCGACGTGCTGCACGCGCTGCTGGAACGAATCGGCGGCTCGAATGGTGTGCACACCGTCGATGAGTTACTGGCGCTGCTACAGGAGACGACCCCGGCGCAACGCGCGAAACGCACCCTCGCCGACCCATTAACGACCGGCCCTGGGGTATACATCTTCCGCGATGCGCAAGGAGCCGCGCTGTACGTCGGCAAGAGTTCGTCGGTACGCCGACGAGTGCGGGCATACTTCACCGCCAGTGAACCGCGGGCTCGGATGCGTGAGATGGTGCAGCTCGCCACGAAAGTCGACGTCGTCGAGTGCGCGCACGACTTGGAGGCACAGATCCGCGAAGTGCGGTTGATCGACGCGCTCGCGCCGCGCTACAACCGACGGTCGAAGAACGCCCGTTCTTCGGTGTGGTTGCGCTTGACCAGTGAACGCTTTCCGCGACTGAGTATCGTCCACCGACGGCGGGACGGCGAGCTGGCGCAGATCGGTCCATTCGGATCCCGCGGCGCCGCAACCGCGGCGATGGATGCGATCCACGAATCGAACCTGGTGCGACGCTGCACTGACCGGATCACCACCACCACTGCGCCGACACCATGTGCTCTGGCGGAGCTCGGTAGGTGCTCAGCACCATGCACCGGCACCCAAACCCCCGAGCAGTACGCCGCTCAGATCTCACCCATCATTCAGTCCGCCCGAGCAGACCCGTCACCGTTATTGGAGCCGCTGCACCGCCGAATCCAACGCCTATCGGACGCCGAACGATTCGAGGACGCCGCCCAGGTGCGCGATCGTGCCCGTTCGCTGGTGAGCGGCCTGAGCAGAACACAGCAACTCGAGCAACTCGGCTCCGTCGCCCGAATGGTCCTGGCCGCGCCGGCCACCGGAGGGCGCTGGGACCTCGCCGTCATTACCCGCGGCCGACTGGCGGCGGCCGCGGTTGCCGACCGCACGTCCTCGGTGCTGCCTATCGCGCGCGAACTGCGCGCCACCGAGCAGCACTTCCCGGATGACGCCACCGAAGCGATCGCGCATGAGTATGAGGAGACCCGGTTGCTCGCACGATGGATGATCAGCAGCGGAGCTCGCCTCGTCGACATAGACGGCGAACTAGTGAGCCCCGCGTCCTCGGCACAGCGGTACGCCCACGCGTTCGGTACCCGCTGA
- a CDS encoding C40 family peptidase — translation MVAKTPRVRRALSVTAIATSCAVGLLIAPGAAHAVPEKDAEAIQQEIVQTQHDLGIIAEEYNAAKIELATLSDAAEQAQAAADDALAKLEDEQTALTETSVGLYKTSSVGSATTILSGSTPQEVIDKLSTLAQVSDYHGQSVAALLAGQAEADTAAAAAEQAAADAAAVEKKLANKKADIEAKLPKLEEQLESLDAQEREAVMAQAGGHAVADDEESVTVESGSGGSATAQEAVQAALSRQGSPYVWAAAGPSSFDCSGLIVWAYAQVGISLPHQSEMQAAAGQSLPVSQAAPGDILWMPGHVGMYIGNGQVVHAPTFGDVVRVVPVGEMGWQSATRIA, via the coding sequence GTGGTTGCCAAGACCCCACGTGTGCGTCGTGCCCTGTCCGTGACCGCGATCGCGACCTCGTGTGCTGTGGGCTTACTCATCGCTCCCGGCGCGGCACACGCCGTTCCGGAGAAGGACGCCGAGGCGATCCAGCAGGAAATCGTGCAGACGCAGCACGATCTGGGGATCATCGCCGAGGAGTACAACGCCGCGAAGATCGAGCTCGCCACGTTGAGCGACGCCGCCGAGCAAGCGCAGGCTGCCGCTGACGACGCGCTGGCCAAACTTGAGGACGAGCAGACCGCGCTCACCGAGACGAGTGTGGGTTTGTATAAGACATCGAGCGTTGGCAGCGCGACGACGATCCTCTCAGGTTCGACGCCCCAGGAAGTGATCGACAAGCTTTCCACGCTCGCGCAGGTCTCGGATTATCACGGTCAGTCCGTTGCTGCGTTGTTGGCCGGACAGGCCGAGGCCGATACCGCTGCCGCGGCCGCCGAGCAGGCTGCTGCGGATGCAGCCGCGGTAGAAAAGAAGTTGGCTAACAAGAAGGCCGATATCGAAGCAAAGCTGCCCAAACTGGAGGAGCAACTCGAGTCGCTGGACGCCCAGGAACGCGAAGCGGTGATGGCGCAGGCCGGCGGACATGCCGTCGCCGACGACGAGGAGAGCGTCACCGTTGAATCCGGCAGCGGCGGTAGCGCGACGGCGCAGGAAGCGGTACAAGCCGCCTTGTCGCGCCAAGGATCGCCGTACGTGTGGGCGGCGGCCGGTCCGTCATCCTTCGACTGCTCGGGGCTGATCGTGTGGGCGTACGCGCAGGTCGGAATTTCGTTGCCGCACCAGTCGGAGATGCAGGCCGCGGCAGGTCAAAGCCTGCCCGTCTCTCAGGCTGCCCCTGGCGACATCCTATGGATGCCAGGCCACGTCGGTATGTACATCGGTAATGGGCAGGTAGTGCACGCGCCGACGTTCGGCGATGTCGTACGCGTCGTTCCTGTCGGCGAGATGGGCTGGCAGTCGGCCACCCGCATCGCCTAG
- a CDS encoding glycosyltransferase family 4 protein, giving the protein MKTLVVTNDYPPRQGGIQTFVRAIVDQFDPDDIAVYASSSPGAAQYDAQAPFETVRANTRILLPTRAVTREVTAMMRRVGADRVWFGAAAPLGLMAPKLRAAGAAQLVGTTHGHETGWAITPGTRQTLRAIARGLDVTTYITNYTGSRLAPLLDPVTTMRRLSPGVDVERFSPSVDGSPLRERFGLTDRLVIGCISRLVPRKGQDVLIEAMPAIIARHRDAALMIVGGGRYEAALRRRVARAGLQRHVIFTGGLAYDELPSAYAACDVFAMPARTRNQGWDVEGLGMVYLEAAATGKAVIAGNSGGAPEAVRHGETGLVVQRPQSPTAVAAALGELLDNPARATRMGAHGREWVIDEWTWNRQAGVLQELLGG; this is encoded by the coding sequence GTGAAGACGCTCGTCGTCACGAACGACTATCCGCCCAGGCAGGGCGGTATCCAGACGTTCGTGCGTGCGATCGTCGATCAGTTCGACCCCGACGACATCGCGGTATACGCCTCGAGTTCGCCCGGCGCGGCGCAGTACGACGCTCAGGCGCCGTTCGAAACCGTGCGGGCGAACACCCGCATCCTGCTGCCGACCCGGGCCGTCACCCGTGAGGTCACCGCGATGATGCGCCGGGTCGGTGCAGATCGCGTCTGGTTCGGGGCCGCGGCGCCCTTGGGCCTGATGGCGCCGAAATTACGTGCGGCGGGAGCGGCGCAGTTGGTTGGCACAACGCACGGGCATGAGACCGGCTGGGCGATCACGCCAGGCACCCGTCAGACCCTACGCGCGATTGCCCGCGGGCTAGACGTGACGACGTACATCACGAACTACACCGGTTCAAGGCTGGCTCCGTTGTTGGATCCGGTGACGACCATGCGCCGGCTCTCGCCCGGAGTGGACGTCGAGCGATTCTCGCCGAGCGTTGATGGGTCGCCGCTGCGCGAACGGTTCGGCCTCACCGACCGCCTAGTGATCGGCTGTATATCCCGTCTGGTGCCACGCAAGGGGCAGGACGTGCTGATCGAGGCGATGCCGGCGATCATCGCGCGTCATCGCGACGCCGCGCTCATGATCGTCGGCGGGGGGCGGTATGAAGCCGCGCTGCGCCGCCGGGTCGCCCGGGCCGGGTTGCAACGGCACGTCATATTCACCGGTGGGCTGGCTTATGACGAACTACCGTCGGCATACGCGGCTTGTGACGTGTTCGCAATGCCGGCGCGTACCCGCAACCAGGGCTGGGACGTCGAAGGACTGGGCATGGTCTATCTCGAGGCGGCCGCGACGGGGAAGGCGGTGATCGCCGGCAACTCCGGAGGCGCGCCCGAGGCTGTTCGGCACGGCGAGACCGGGCTCGTCGTTCAGCGACCCCAGTCGCCGACGGCTGTGGCCGCAGCACTCGGTGAACTGCTGGACAACCCGGCGCGCGCAACCCGCATGGGTGCTCACGGGCGCGAATGGGTCATCGACGAATGGACCTGGAATCGACAGGCCGGGGTGCTGCAGGAACTGCTTGGCGGGTAA
- a CDS encoding AMP-dependent synthetase/ligase: protein MHEVSVPSLYDCPAQVNVADVVFDYAQRYPTEPAYARRIDGAWHDVTFAEFAEDVLQLARGLVAAGLKPGEHVGLMSHTRYEWGVIDFAVQAARGVVVPVYETSSEDQIEWILGSTDARFAFVENAELMRRVDGARPKLGALDQVFLIEDDALADLSAQGAEVPAERIAELRAATAGQDDATIVFTSGSTGRPKGCRLTHANLVSNARNAIGDLDTFIKPGSSTLLFLPLAHVFARIIQLGAFTARARVGHEADISALMERLAEFRPTFLLAVPRVFEKVYNSAEQKARGRLKAKLFDLASRTAITWSRAKSTGSIPPHVRLLHAVLDRLVGAKLRDALGGRCAYSVSGGAPLGERLGHFFRGVGIEVIEGYGMTETSPVAALNTPQHNKIGTVGRPIPGGTLRVADDGELLVRGPNVFKGYWQNDDETAATLRDGWLYTGDLAEIDAEGFVTITGRKKDLIVTAGGKNVAPTVLEDRLRAHPLVSQCIIVGDRRPFIGALITLDVEMLSGWLADHGLPAMSPDEAMRNSDVRAGLQRAVDYANKAVSRAEAIRKFEVLPNDFTVEGGQLTPSLKLRRPAVLAEFADDIDALYG from the coding sequence GTGCACGAAGTCTCAGTTCCGTCCCTTTATGACTGCCCAGCGCAGGTGAACGTCGCTGACGTGGTGTTCGACTACGCGCAGCGCTACCCGACCGAACCGGCGTACGCGCGGCGAATCGACGGCGCATGGCACGACGTCACATTCGCCGAATTCGCCGAGGACGTGCTGCAGTTGGCGCGCGGGCTCGTCGCCGCGGGCCTCAAGCCTGGCGAGCACGTCGGTCTCATGTCGCACACCCGGTACGAGTGGGGCGTGATCGATTTTGCCGTGCAAGCCGCGCGCGGCGTCGTCGTCCCGGTGTACGAGACCTCAAGCGAGGACCAGATCGAGTGGATCCTGGGCAGCACCGACGCTCGCTTCGCGTTCGTCGAGAATGCTGAGCTGATGCGACGCGTCGACGGCGCGCGCCCGAAGCTCGGCGCGCTGGATCAGGTCTTCCTCATCGAGGACGACGCGCTGGCGGACCTCAGCGCCCAGGGCGCTGAGGTCCCCGCCGAACGAATCGCCGAGTTGCGTGCCGCCACTGCCGGCCAGGACGACGCGACCATCGTGTTCACCAGCGGCAGCACCGGGCGGCCGAAGGGGTGCCGGCTCACGCACGCCAACCTGGTCTCGAACGCCCGAAATGCCATCGGTGATTTGGATACGTTCATCAAGCCGGGTTCCTCAACGTTGCTGTTCCTACCGCTGGCGCACGTCTTCGCGCGGATCATTCAACTCGGCGCGTTCACAGCCCGCGCCCGGGTGGGACACGAAGCGGACATCTCGGCGCTCATGGAACGCCTCGCCGAGTTTCGGCCCACCTTCCTGCTGGCCGTCCCACGCGTCTTCGAGAAGGTCTATAACTCCGCAGAGCAGAAAGCGCGTGGTCGACTCAAGGCGAAACTCTTCGATCTCGCGTCACGAACCGCCATCACCTGGTCGCGGGCGAAGTCGACCGGTTCGATCCCACCACACGTGCGCCTGTTGCACGCCGTCTTAGACCGCCTGGTGGGAGCCAAGTTGCGCGATGCTCTTGGCGGGCGGTGCGCCTATAGCGTCTCCGGCGGGGCACCTCTCGGTGAGCGGCTCGGCCATTTCTTCCGGGGCGTCGGCATCGAGGTGATCGAAGGTTACGGGATGACCGAGACCTCCCCGGTGGCCGCGCTGAATACGCCACAGCACAACAAGATCGGCACCGTCGGTCGCCCAATACCGGGCGGCACGCTGCGCGTTGCCGACGATGGCGAACTGCTCGTCCGCGGGCCGAATGTGTTCAAGGGGTACTGGCAGAACGACGACGAAACGGCCGCGACGCTGCGTGACGGTTGGCTATATACAGGCGATCTCGCCGAGATCGATGCCGAAGGCTTCGTGACGATCACCGGGCGCAAGAAAGACCTCATCGTGACGGCCGGCGGTAAGAACGTCGCACCGACCGTGCTGGAGGACAGGCTGCGGGCGCATCCGTTGGTCAGCCAATGCATCATCGTCGGCGACCGCCGACCGTTCATCGGCGCGCTGATCACACTGGACGTCGAGATGCTTTCCGGGTGGCTCGCCGATCACGGTTTGCCGGCGATGTCCCCGGATGAGGCTATGCGCAACTCCGACGTACGCGCCGGGCTACAGCGCGCCGTGGACTACGCCAACAAGGCAGTCTCACGCGCGGAGGCGATTCGGAAGTTCGAGGTACTGCCGAATGATTTCACCGTCGAAGGCGGCCAGCTCACACCCTCGCTGAAGTTACGCCGTCCGGCCGTGCTGGCCGAGTTCGCGGACGACATCGACGCCCTCTACGGTTAG
- a CDS encoding SRPBCC family protein — translation MTEHSTQSIVIDAAPEQIMEVISDFDAYPTWAGSVKSADVVEADENGWARTVDFVLDAGVLKDRYTLEYDWDSYPEQVDWHLTKGSMQKSQHGSYALQDNGDGTTKVTYSLSVDLAIPMLGMMKRKAEKVIMDTALKELKKRVESL, via the coding sequence ATGACCGAGCATTCGACCCAGTCGATAGTCATCGACGCGGCACCGGAGCAGATCATGGAGGTCATCTCAGACTTCGATGCCTACCCCACCTGGGCCGGGTCGGTGAAGTCGGCGGACGTCGTCGAGGCAGATGAGAACGGCTGGGCAAGGACCGTCGACTTCGTGCTGGATGCCGGCGTACTCAAGGATCGCTACACCCTCGAGTACGACTGGGACAGTTACCCCGAGCAGGTCGATTGGCATCTGACCAAGGGATCTATGCAGAAGTCGCAGCACGGCAGCTATGCGTTGCAGGACAACGGCGACGGCACCACCAAGGTCACCTACTCGCTGTCGGTGGATCTCGCGATCCCCATGCTCGGCATGATGAAGCGCAAGGCCGAGAAGGTCATCATGGACACCGCGCTCAAAGAGCTCAAGAAGCGAGTTGAGTCGCTCTGA
- a CDS encoding ArsA family ATPase, which translates to MLEEQWGSIGPVLDALTAQTGVPRTAPDEAAAMPGISTIAVSLALRDTAQRTALIAEPAALTSLTSTLTHLTYAQARVLPMPLDVLAGLNRALRAVSAAASALSVSGDLLAALRTRSRWAALVAADGESARRVARHLALTGIAAFAPGTALVDGLTAGPSALSSPWLHVEQDGEEYELLVSAPGIEKDAMSVARSTDDLIVTVDGIAHPIALPSGLRRCDVVGGTVRDDGIRVRFRPKEGVWRE; encoded by the coding sequence TTGCTCGAGGAGCAATGGGGAAGCATCGGCCCGGTACTTGACGCGCTGACCGCGCAGACCGGCGTACCGCGCACTGCCCCAGATGAAGCCGCGGCGATGCCCGGTATATCTACGATCGCCGTATCGCTCGCGCTACGCGACACGGCGCAGCGGACGGCGTTGATCGCCGAGCCTGCGGCGCTCACGAGTCTGACGTCGACCCTCACGCACCTGACGTACGCCCAGGCGCGGGTATTACCGATGCCGTTGGATGTGCTCGCCGGTCTCAATCGTGCACTGCGCGCAGTTTCTGCCGCAGCGAGTGCGCTGTCGGTCTCTGGGGACTTACTTGCCGCGCTGCGTACCCGATCCAGATGGGCTGCGCTGGTAGCCGCAGATGGGGAATCGGCGCGACGCGTTGCACGACATCTCGCGCTCACCGGTATCGCCGCTTTCGCACCCGGGACCGCGCTCGTGGATGGGTTGACGGCGGGACCAAGCGCACTCAGCAGTCCGTGGCTCCACGTCGAACAGGACGGTGAGGAGTACGAATTGCTGGTGTCAGCGCCGGGGATCGAGAAGGACGCGATGAGTGTCGCGCGTTCTACCGACGATCTGATCGTGACGGTCGACGGGATAGCGCATCCGATCGCGCTGCCGAGCGGACTGCGACGATGTGACGTGGTAGGCGGTACCGTCCGTGATGACGGGATCCGGGTGCGGTTCCGGCCGAAGGAGGGCGTCTGGCGTGAGTGA
- a CDS encoding ROK family glucokinase → MSCIVGVDVGGTKISAAVVEDDGTYDAPRIVATPMNDGEAIESAVVALVETVRAGRSLTAVGIGAAGWIDAERDLVRYAPHLAWRDLALGRRLAERLGVPVWLENDANAAAWAEYRFGAARGHRVALCVTVGTGLGGGIVVDGTLFRGAFGMAGEWGHLRVVPDGRRCACGNRGCWEQYASGSALARDARELIETSPGTIGRLAELVGSGAQLLTGADVSAAAAAGDLAAVDLVTEAGRWLGQGIADIAAILDPSVIVIAGGVAEVGELFLAPARARFGQVFAGRGHRSHPDIVAATMGANAGIVGAADLARYRGVGTSE, encoded by the coding sequence ATGAGTTGCATCGTCGGGGTGGATGTCGGCGGCACCAAGATTTCGGCCGCTGTCGTCGAAGACGATGGGACGTACGACGCTCCGCGGATCGTCGCCACCCCGATGAATGACGGCGAGGCGATCGAGTCTGCGGTCGTGGCGTTGGTCGAGACCGTACGCGCCGGTCGATCGCTCACCGCGGTGGGGATCGGTGCTGCAGGATGGATCGACGCGGAGCGCGATCTCGTGCGCTATGCCCCGCATCTCGCGTGGCGCGACTTGGCGCTCGGGCGCCGACTGGCCGAACGCCTCGGCGTACCGGTGTGGTTGGAGAACGATGCAAATGCAGCGGCCTGGGCCGAGTATCGCTTCGGCGCGGCGCGCGGGCACCGAGTTGCGTTGTGCGTGACGGTTGGTACCGGCCTGGGTGGCGGGATCGTGGTGGACGGCACGCTATTCCGGGGCGCTTTCGGAATGGCTGGCGAATGGGGCCACCTGCGGGTAGTGCCGGACGGCCGCCGATGTGCCTGCGGCAACCGTGGTTGTTGGGAGCAGTACGCCAGCGGGAGTGCGCTTGCCCGCGACGCACGCGAACTCATCGAGACCTCGCCGGGAACGATCGGTCGGCTGGCGGAACTGGTCGGATCCGGCGCACAGTTACTCACCGGTGCGGACGTGTCCGCCGCGGCGGCGGCCGGTGATCTCGCCGCGGTGGATCTCGTCACTGAGGCAGGTCGTTGGCTCGGTCAAGGGATTGCCGACATAGCTGCGATCCTTGACCCGTCCGTGATAGTCATCGCGGGCGGGGTGGCAGAGGTTGGTGAGCTATTTCTGGCGCCGGCGCGCGCGAGGTTCGGGCAGGTCTTCGCTGGCCGCGGTCACCGCTCGCACCCCGATATCGTCGCGGCGACGATGGGAGCGAATGCTGGCATCGTCGGGGCGGCCGACCTCGCTCGCTATCGAGGCGTCGGGACATCCGAATAG
- a CDS encoding alpha/beta hydrolase, whose amino-acid sequence MTSQQTAVTPMPGAEPIETLADTGEGRRVGVLLAHGFTSTPQAMRGWAAELQRSGWSVSVPLLPGHGTTWRDMNTTGWHDWYGELEGALARLSEHCEKVVIAGLSMGGTLAIRLTQQYGPTSLGDRLLGTMLINPSLSTERRDAFLLPLLQRFVGSFPGISNDVAKPGVRELAYTRLPLRAAYSLQELWGITRGDLGMVSTPVVLYQSATDHIVEPASARILLSGIASTDVSHHVLPRSFHVATLDYDAQYIFDTSRQWISDRLGTT is encoded by the coding sequence GTGACATCCCAGCAAACAGCCGTGACACCGATGCCCGGCGCCGAGCCCATCGAGACCTTGGCCGACACCGGCGAGGGACGCCGGGTCGGTGTGCTGCTCGCGCACGGATTCACCAGCACGCCGCAGGCTATGCGGGGGTGGGCGGCCGAACTGCAACGTTCTGGGTGGTCGGTCAGCGTGCCGCTACTGCCAGGGCACGGCACGACCTGGCGAGATATGAACACGACCGGGTGGCACGACTGGTACGGCGAGCTCGAGGGTGCGTTGGCTCGACTGAGCGAGCACTGCGAGAAGGTCGTTATCGCCGGGCTCTCGATGGGCGGAACGCTCGCCATTCGGTTGACTCAGCAATACGGCCCCACGTCGCTTGGCGACCGGTTACTCGGCACGATGCTGATCAACCCCTCCCTGTCGACCGAACGCCGCGATGCCTTCCTGCTCCCGCTGCTGCAGCGGTTCGTCGGCTCGTTCCCCGGGATCTCGAACGACGTCGCGAAACCTGGCGTACGCGAGTTGGCCTACACCCGGTTGCCGTTGCGCGCGGCGTACTCCCTACAAGAACTATGGGGCATCACCCGCGGCGATCTGGGCATGGTGTCGACGCCCGTCGTGCTGTACCAGAGCGCGACCGATCACATCGTCGAACCGGCGTCGGCACGGATCTTGCTGTCGGGAATCGCCAGCACCGATGTCAGCCATCACGTGCTGCCGCGTTCGTTCCACGTCGCCACGCTGGATTACGACGCGCAATACATCTTCGATACGTCGCGGCAGTGGATTTCTGATCGGCTCGGGACGACATGA
- a CDS encoding lysophospholipid acyltransferase family protein — MKFIVMGPLLRFFGRPKVTGAEHIPKRGGAIIASNHLAVADSFYMPLMIRRRVTFPAKQEYFTTGGLKGKAMKFFFSAAGQVPIDRSSGSAANAALITCKRLLAEGDLVGIYPEGTRSPDGRLYRGKTGVARMALEARVPVIPVAMVGTDEVNPVGSKMWRRGHVQVRFGEPLDFTELHDKSGNAPAERQITDRIMLELKRLGEQEYVDMYAAKVKTVMDKTGHSAEQVVRDIVATSNAPQRRLEDVEKP; from the coding sequence ATGAAGTTCATCGTGATGGGTCCGCTGTTGCGGTTCTTCGGGCGCCCGAAGGTCACTGGCGCCGAGCACATTCCGAAGCGCGGCGGAGCAATCATCGCCTCGAACCATCTAGCGGTGGCGGACTCGTTCTATATGCCGTTGATGATTCGTCGTCGCGTGACTTTCCCAGCCAAGCAGGAGTACTTCACCACCGGCGGGTTGAAGGGGAAGGCAATGAAGTTCTTCTTCTCCGCAGCGGGGCAGGTTCCGATCGACCGCTCCAGCGGCTCAGCGGCGAACGCGGCTCTGATCACCTGCAAACGTTTGCTGGCTGAGGGCGATCTGGTGGGAATCTATCCGGAGGGCACCCGTTCGCCGGACGGTCGCCTCTACCGGGGTAAGACCGGTGTGGCGCGGATGGCGCTCGAGGCGCGGGTCCCGGTGATCCCGGTGGCGATGGTCGGCACGGACGAGGTGAACCCCGTCGGGTCGAAAATGTGGCGCCGTGGCCACGTGCAGGTTCGCTTTGGCGAACCGCTGGATTTCACCGAACTGCACGACAAGTCCGGTAACGCGCCCGCCGAACGCCAGATCACCGACCGGATCATGCTCGAACTTAAGCGGCTCGGCGAGCAGGAATACGTCGACATGTACGCGGCGAAGGTCAAGACGGTCATGGATAAGACAGGGCATTCCGCCGAGCAGGTTGTGCGTGACATCGTCGCCACCTCCAACGCGCCGCAGCGGCGCCTTGAGGACGTCGAGAAACCTTAA